Genomic segment of Novipirellula artificiosorum:
CCGTGCACGAACCGTACGTTCGATGCTGTCCCGGTCTTCGTCGCTGCATCGCCGGATGAAGGGGAAATCGGCCAAGTTGCGGGCCAAGCGAATTCGGCTGCTGATGACAATGTCCGATTCGGGGCCCGTTCCGCGCAACCACTCACCCGAGCTTTTGGCTAACGAGCTAAAATCCGTTTGTTGCTTCACGACCGATCCTCACCTTCTGGCCGATCGGCCTGTTTGCTGCGATTGTGTTGATCGGATGTGTCTTCGCTTTTCGCTTCCGGTTGACTCAGTTCCTTTTCCATCCGCTTCAATTCGTCACGGATCTCACTGGCACGCTCATAATCCTCAAGCTCGACGGCTTCTTCCATTTCACGACGCAGTTGGATCATCCTTGCCTGCGAGTCGGCCGAGGCTGCCAAACGCCGGGGGCGCTTTCCGACATGCTCAGTGGCGTCGTGAATGTTCGTCAGCAGAGGCACCAGATCCTCCTCAAAGAAGCTGTAATCGTAGGGGCAGCCAAGACGTCCGGTGTTGCGAAACTCGAAGAAGCTGATGCCACACACGGGGCACTCTTTTTGATCCAGCTCCGCTAATTCTTGCTTGGTTTGGCCAAGCTGTAATTGTTTCGCCAGCGCACCAGCGACCGAAGCGACCGGGCTGCTCGCTTCTTTTTGCAGGAAATTCCTCGCATGTTCTTCACACAGGTGCATGACCTTGGGCCCTGCGGGCTCGGTCAGCTCGGTGATATGAAAGGTCGCGGGTTTTTCACAATACTGGCATTTCATCGTGTCATTCCTAGCTGCCGCGACTGCCGCTAAAGTGTTGTTTTCGCAAATGTTTGACGCCAAGTGGATTCTATCGCCGCCCCAAGCGGTGTCAACGTAACGTGACGGCACTCAGCAGCGGCCGTGTGGTGCTTTTCTCATTCAAACCTGACGATTCCCTGCGATGATTACCCCCAGTCCGACGGAATTCAACGCTCTTGCGCTCGCTCACGACTTCGTTCCGGTCTATCGACGGTTGCTCAGCGATTCGTTGACGCCGGTGACCGCTTTTCGGTTGCTCGACGACGGCGGACCAGCCTGCTTGTTCGAAAGTGTGATTGGCGGTGAAAAGGTCGGTCGCTACAGCTTCCTGGCCGTCCAGCCAATCAAACGCTTCGCTGCGCGCGGCAACGCGGTGACCGTTTCCAGCACGAATCCCAAGGACGCGGATACGTTTCTCGCCGACGATCCACTCGAATCGTTTCGCAGTCATGTGCACTACCGCGTCGCACAGATCCCAGGCTTGCCACCTTTCGTTGGCGGTGCGATTGGCTACGCCGGCTACGACGTGGTTCGCTATGTGGAGAACCTACCCAACAGCCCCCTGGACGATCGGCAATTGCCCGACCTCGATTTCTCATTTTACCATACCTTGTGTGTTTTCGACCATGTCGAAAAAACGATCACGGTGGTGTCGCTTGCCGATTGTCGCGGTGTGGAAAGCATCGCGCATTCGGAGCAGGCTTTCCAAACGGCGGCCGAAACGATCGATTCGACCATCGCTCGGCTGTCACGCCCGGTTTCGCACCGTACCGACGAATTGACTTCTACGGCTGCCGCGGAACCACTGGTGGTCGAATCGAATTTCACCCGAGCGTCATTTGGCGAAGCGGTTTTGCAATGTGTCGAGTACATCCGTGCTGGCGATATCTTTCAAGTCGTCCCGAGTCAAAGGATGAGCGTCAAGACCGACGTTGATCCGTTTGAGATTTACCGTTCGCTCAGGGTGGTGAATCCGAGTCCGTTCATGTTCTTCGTCCGCACGCCCGATTGTGTGCTTGTGGGGTGCTCGCCGGAAATCATGTGCCGCGTCGCGGATCGAGTCGTGACCGTCCGTCCGCTGGCGGGAACGCGTCGTCGTGGCAAAACGGAAAAGGAAGACAAATTGCTCGAGAAAGAACTGTTGGCCGACCCCAAGGAACGAGCCGAGCATGTGATGCTTGTCGATTTGGGCCGAAATGACGTGGGTCGTGTGGCGAAGTTCGGCACCGTGGAATTGACTGAGGTCATGATCGTCGAACGCTACAGCCACGTGATGCACATTAGCAGCGAAGTTCAAGGGACCCTGCGTGAAGGACTCGATGCCTTCGATGCGTTGAAGGCATGTTTGCCGGCCGGGACCGTCTCGGGGGCACCCAAAGTTCGAGCGATGGAAATTATCGATGCGATCGAGCCCCACCGCCGTGGTCCCTACGGTGGGGCCGTCGGCTACGTGGACTATCGCGGCAACATGGACACCTGCATTGCGCTGCGGACCATGGTGGTCAAAGAGGGGGTTGTTTATGTCCAAGCCGGCTGTGGCGTGGTGGCCGACAGCGATCCTGACGCGGAATTTGACGAAACGATCAACAAGGCCAAGGCACTCATCTCGGCGATTGAAATGACGGTCGAGCGGGTGGCCAAGTAGCGGGTGGCCAAGTGAAGTCGGGTTACCGAGTCTTGCCCGGAGCAGACAGGCATTCTTTCGACTTTCTCGTTGGCGGTGCGACTCTCGAACCTTGTCGTTTTGCCTGCTGTCGATCATGCTCGATGGGTGTCGTGAGTGGGCAAGACGATCGCTGGCGGCGTTCCTTTCCAAGGGGCGACCGCTGGAGGAAAGTCCGGGCTCCGCAGGATAGGATGG
This window contains:
- a CDS encoding UvrB/UvrC motif-containing protein; translation: MKCQYCEKPATFHITELTEPAGPKVMHLCEEHARNFLQKEASSPVASVAGALAKQLQLGQTKQELAELDQKECPVCGISFFEFRNTGRLGCPYDYSFFEEDLVPLLTNIHDATEHVGKRPRRLAASADSQARMIQLRREMEEAVELEDYERASEIRDELKRMEKELSQPEAKSEDTSDQHNRSKQADRPEGEDRS
- the trpE gene encoding anthranilate synthase component I, with amino-acid sequence MITPSPTEFNALALAHDFVPVYRRLLSDSLTPVTAFRLLDDGGPACLFESVIGGEKVGRYSFLAVQPIKRFAARGNAVTVSSTNPKDADTFLADDPLESFRSHVHYRVAQIPGLPPFVGGAIGYAGYDVVRYVENLPNSPLDDRQLPDLDFSFYHTLCVFDHVEKTITVVSLADCRGVESIAHSEQAFQTAAETIDSTIARLSRPVSHRTDELTSTAAAEPLVVESNFTRASFGEAVLQCVEYIRAGDIFQVVPSQRMSVKTDVDPFEIYRSLRVVNPSPFMFFVRTPDCVLVGCSPEIMCRVADRVVTVRPLAGTRRRGKTEKEDKLLEKELLADPKERAEHVMLVDLGRNDVGRVAKFGTVELTEVMIVERYSHVMHISSEVQGTLREGLDAFDALKACLPAGTVSGAPKVRAMEIIDAIEPHRRGPYGGAVGYVDYRGNMDTCIALRTMVVKEGVVYVQAGCGVVADSDPDAEFDETINKAKALISAIEMTVERVAK